Proteins from a single region of Dysosmobacter acutus:
- a CDS encoding GntR family transcriptional regulator yields MLMYERVFQILKNKIESGLLPEGTSLPSRADLCLKFRTSEKTVRRVLSMLEKEGLIETSQRKRPVVRASRTAGHRTTMLALEKIDRDVTNDVLKTGVLLCYPVIKKGISACKQEDLKIPRRILDNMEIASAPQFWKLSKRFFRFFVARNENSLILQAVDSLGLTDLGPLHDDIALRSRYCMQVREFMRVLEAGGAPESVHFDDMSGLYGMEDGTAPTFNLAPDSAVLLGRKRLEKLMEASEVRYSAVYMDIVGLIAAGRYRRGDRLPNHKELQKIYGVSADTTAKAIQTLKEWGVVKAVRGDGIYVEMDQNDIQKVQVPPRLIAYHVRRYLDTLELLTLTVEGAAVCAAANITLPEVRAVSAEISRLWNEEYLYGRTPAILLDFITKHLGIKALGTIYALLQKNLRIGRSIPGLLTTEKTPVNCKIHEQCAEAVEALSAGTHELFSRKTAQAFESIYRLTIEECRRLGYYEVAMQVYDGSALWK; encoded by the coding sequence ATGCTGATGTATGAAAGGGTGTTCCAGATTCTGAAAAACAAAATTGAGAGCGGACTGCTGCCAGAGGGAACAAGCCTTCCCTCCCGCGCCGATTTGTGCCTAAAGTTTCGCACTTCAGAAAAAACGGTCCGCCGGGTGTTGTCCATGCTGGAGAAGGAGGGGCTCATTGAAACATCTCAGCGGAAACGCCCCGTGGTGAGAGCCAGCCGAACCGCCGGCCACAGGACGACCATGCTTGCTCTTGAAAAAATAGACAGGGATGTCACAAACGATGTCTTGAAAACAGGTGTTCTTCTGTGCTATCCGGTGATCAAAAAGGGAATCTCGGCTTGTAAGCAGGAGGACCTGAAAATCCCGCGCAGGATTCTGGACAATATGGAAATCGCCAGCGCACCGCAGTTTTGGAAATTATCCAAGCGGTTCTTCCGTTTTTTTGTCGCCCGAAACGAGAATTCTTTAATTTTACAGGCCGTTGACAGCCTGGGGCTTACCGACCTGGGGCCGCTGCACGACGACATTGCACTCAGAAGCAGGTACTGCATGCAGGTGCGGGAGTTTATGCGGGTCCTTGAGGCGGGCGGCGCACCGGAAAGCGTTCATTTTGACGATATGTCCGGCTTGTACGGAATGGAGGACGGCACAGCCCCGACTTTCAATCTTGCGCCCGACTCCGCTGTCCTCCTTGGCAGAAAGCGGCTTGAAAAGCTGATGGAAGCCTCTGAGGTAAGATATTCCGCCGTATATATGGATATTGTCGGACTGATTGCCGCCGGCCGCTATCGGCGGGGAGATCGGCTTCCAAATCACAAAGAGCTCCAAAAAATCTATGGCGTCAGCGCGGATACCACCGCCAAAGCAATACAGACCTTGAAGGAATGGGGCGTCGTAAAGGCGGTTCGCGGCGACGGCATCTATGTTGAAATGGACCAAAACGATATCCAGAAGGTGCAGGTTCCGCCCCGTTTGATCGCTTACCATGTCCGGCGGTATCTGGACACGCTGGAATTGTTGACGCTGACCGTGGAGGGCGCCGCCGTTTGCGCTGCCGCAAACATCACCCTGCCGGAGGTCCGGGCGGTAAGCGCCGAAATCAGCCGCCTGTGGAATGAGGAGTATCTGTACGGTCGCACGCCGGCCATCCTCCTGGATTTTATCACCAAGCATCTTGGGATCAAAGCCTTGGGCACCATCTACGCTCTGCTGCAAAAAAACCTCCGAATCGGCCGCAGCATCCCGGGGCTGCTGACCACGGAAAAGACGCCGGTGAACTGCAAAATCCATGAGCAGTGCGCGGAGGCGGTTGAGGCTCTTTCCGCCGGCACTCATGAGCTCTTCTCCCGGAAAACCGCGCAGGCGTTTGAGAGCATCTACCGGCTGACGATTGAGGAGTGCAGGCGGCTCGGCTATTATGAGGTCGCAATGCAGGTCTACGATGGAAGCGCGCTGTGGAAATAA
- a CDS encoding hybrid sensor histidine kinase/response regulator, whose protein sequence is MLVFIAALLLIVAILCVFATAIYRGVSDRTVTNISGVYLQEMTTQISSHFQTNLGSQFSQIRTITGAIAKDDLADEASLREFLAQARTDNDFAHIAFISDKGIAYSPEGAVPAMSKISDLDKLLLGSGELISVNESIWESGTILLGTSLTPVQFQDSQLVAVIVGIHASDIGLKLGLDSRKETNSYTNIVTSDGDFVIKSAFSEEVLQGTNLFTIYEQQASFDRGYDLQSFRAAIDAGESGMTLLNIGTHHVYLYYMPIPGTDWYMVTSMAYETVNSQIVYLSQFMAAVGVGIFCIVLVTVLVFFFALRNSEKRSHALLMMEKERAETASRAKSDFLSQMSHEIRTPLNGILGMVEIGKNHIDEPGRMRNCLDKITLSSKHLLSLINDILDMSKIESGKVELHSERFDLGQLLKMLTTVFYVQSVKKQIDFKIFLRGEIAEHLVGDSLRLNQILTNLISNALKFTPEHGRVNLCVEELRRDGDRIWLRFEVKDTGRGIAPENMDRIFEAFIQENSGIVRQYGGTGLGLPITKSFAELMGGSIVVTSEVGVGSVFTVDLPFAPDGAGERAERCGSGQRVLVVNQAAEPKAHLAEVLEKENFRVDCASEEEAALLAVQTAARSGSPYELCFVTWDVFREMRQFTANIRQNTGSGGLKIILAGQDQEELDDAAEGCGADATLCLPVFHSGIAEVMAKLAGQDHNRPQAEQSDILAGAQVLVAEDNEINLEITDALLQDAGAIVTKARNGQEAVARFSEAPEGFYHLILMDIQMPVMDGYSATQAIRALPRSDAKSTIIIAMTANSFHEDVQKCLDSGMNAHIAKPFVMNDITGTYAAVLKRPAEPRQSPCPCDGH, encoded by the coding sequence ATGCTGGTTTTTATTGCCGCGCTGCTTCTGATCGTCGCCATCCTTTGCGTGTTTGCGACGGCGATTTACAGGGGCGTATCAGACCGCACGGTGACAAATATCAGCGGGGTTTATCTGCAGGAAATGACCACGCAGATCAGCAGCCATTTCCAAACCAATCTGGGCAGCCAGTTTTCCCAGATTCGCACCATCACGGGCGCGATTGCAAAGGATGACCTGGCGGATGAAGCAAGCCTGAGAGAATTCTTGGCACAGGCGCGCACAGACAATGATTTTGCCCATATCGCCTTTATCAGCGACAAGGGAATTGCCTATTCACCGGAGGGGGCTGTGCCCGCGATGTCAAAAATCTCCGATCTTGACAAATTGCTGCTGGGCTCCGGAGAACTGATCTCTGTCAATGAATCCATTTGGGAAAGCGGTACGATCCTGCTTGGGACCTCCCTGACTCCCGTGCAGTTCCAGGACAGTCAATTGGTCGCCGTAATCGTTGGGATCCACGCTTCCGATATCGGATTAAAACTTGGTCTGGACAGCAGGAAAGAGACAAACTCCTATACCAATATCGTGACCTCAGATGGAGACTTTGTGATCAAGAGCGCCTTTTCAGAAGAGGTTTTGCAAGGGACCAATTTGTTCACCATATATGAGCAGCAGGCAAGCTTTGACAGGGGCTATGATTTGCAGTCCTTCCGCGCTGCAATCGACGCCGGGGAAAGCGGCATGACGCTGTTGAACATCGGAACCCATCATGTATACCTGTATTATATGCCGATCCCCGGAACGGATTGGTACATGGTGACCAGCATGGCGTATGAGACAGTGAACAGCCAAATTGTCTATTTGAGTCAATTCATGGCGGCTGTAGGCGTGGGAATCTTCTGCATCGTGCTTGTCACAGTACTGGTCTTCTTTTTCGCGCTGCGGAACAGCGAAAAGCGCAGCCATGCGCTGCTGATGATGGAAAAGGAGCGGGCGGAGACGGCAAGCCGGGCGAAAAGCGACTTTTTGTCCCAAATGTCCCATGAGATCCGGACTCCGCTCAACGGCATTCTTGGGATGGTGGAGATCGGGAAAAACCATATCGACGAACCCGGCCGGATGCGCAACTGCCTGGACAAGATCACTCTTTCGTCAAAACACCTTCTCTCACTGATCAACGATATCCTTGACATGTCCAAAATTGAAAGCGGCAAGGTTGAGCTGCATTCCGAGCGGTTTGACCTGGGCCAGCTTCTGAAGATGCTGACCACTGTGTTCTACGTACAGTCGGTCAAAAAACAAATTGATTTTAAAATTTTCCTTCGCGGCGAGATTGCAGAGCACCTGGTCGGCGACTCGCTTCGGCTGAATCAGATCCTGACCAATCTGATCTCAAATGCCTTGAAATTTACGCCGGAACACGGGCGGGTCAATTTGTGCGTGGAAGAGCTGCGGCGGGATGGGGACAGGATATGGCTCCGCTTTGAGGTCAAGGATACCGGCCGCGGAATCGCCCCGGAGAATATGGACCGCATCTTTGAGGCCTTCATCCAGGAAAACAGCGGGATTGTCCGTCAATACGGCGGCACCGGCCTTGGACTCCCCATCACCAAAAGCTTCGCGGAGCTGATGGGCGGATCGATTGTCGTCACAAGCGAAGTGGGTGTGGGCAGCGTCTTCACCGTCGATTTGCCTTTTGCGCCCGATGGCGCGGGGGAACGCGCGGAGCGCTGCGGAAGCGGCCAGCGTGTTTTGGTTGTAAATCAGGCCGCGGAACCGAAAGCACATCTTGCCGAAGTGCTGGAGAAAGAAAACTTCCGGGTGGATTGTGCATCTGAGGAGGAGGCCGCCCTGCTGGCGGTCCAGACGGCCGCGCGAAGCGGCTCCCCTTACGAACTGTGTTTTGTAACGTGGGATGTCTTTCGGGAGATGCGGCAGTTTACCGCCAATATCCGGCAAAATACAGGCAGCGGCGGCCTGAAGATCATTCTGGCGGGACAGGATCAGGAGGAGCTGGACGACGCCGCAGAAGGCTGCGGCGCAGACGCCACTTTGTGTCTGCCCGTATTTCACTCCGGCATTGCGGAGGTTATGGCGAAACTGGCGGGGCAGGACCATAACCGGCCGCAGGCGGAGCAGTCCGACATACTGGCCGGCGCACAGGTTTTGGTGGCGGAAGACAACGAGATCAATCTGGAAATCACCGATGCCCTGCTGCAAGACGCCGGAGCCATTGTCACCAAGGCCCGGAATGGCCAGGAGGCCGTCGCACGGTTTTCCGAAGCGCCGGAGGGCTTCTACCATCTGATTCTGATGGATATCCAGATGCCGGTAATGGATGGCTACAGCGCGACACAGGCCATCCGCGCCCTTCCCCGTTCCGATGCCAAAAGCACCATCATTATTGCCATGACGGCAAACTCTTTCCATGAGGATGTGCAGAAATGCCTGGACAGCGGCATGAATGCGCACATAGCAAAGCCCTTTGTGATGAATGACATTACCGGTACTTACGCAGCGGTTTTGAAAAGGCCGGCAGAACCCAGGCAAAGTCCTTGCCCATGTGACGGGCATTAA
- a CDS encoding ATP-binding protein: MKPINKKQLHTILLLLLYVTAVTISIFYAVSYFMSNSTERGLLAFERFSEQITYRVSDHLSKYTEQMILLKSELIDRQVTELDEIHHTFQRYIDNSALKGIGFVLDDGTARSYTGEMEVFDHPIDVLDVHNYPYTVTLSQNAVNGEDELLFRILWDRQGDSSAVAIYGYLPMSTISDLLKDTTYGNAGAFVSIVDHEGNHLWNSSNTLENKEGHNVIQDLEVYDLTGGATAQEVATRLNLQLSGLVTYTAYGDERVMFYEPMGYNYWTLLTITPRASVLNTENEVKMILVLTAGILAIVVAAVWFIYKNRKMQLALAVAQRESIFKGQFLSNVSHEIRTPLNGISGTLHLLKNGGADPSKQREYLLRMEDSVQQLTEIVNDVLDMAKIENGSVDVRPERFDLRKLSEKTSHIFDAAVQEKGISLHVDLSGLENRFYVGDARKIQQILTNLLSNAVKFTSQGSVTLSLSEDRSGEIRILVSDTGCGMTKEFQEILFQPFTQEDTTYGRTQTGTGLGMAIISQLVCLLQGTISVQSEPDKGTTFTVVLPLRPDPDQTVQTAKPAPPQASLAGIHILMAEDNEINSMIAEELLTQAGADVKTVENGQLAVDYFLDPSSEPVDLILMDIRMPVMDGLEATRRIRASGHPRAKSIPILALTANGLERDNKEILDAGMNRRLSKPLSVQLLYETIQTYAKGNER; the protein is encoded by the coding sequence TTGAAACCGATCAACAAAAAGCAGCTGCATACCATTTTGCTGCTGTTGCTTTATGTGACAGCCGTCACAATCAGCATTTTCTATGCTGTCTCCTATTTTATGAGCAATTCCACCGAACGCGGCCTGCTTGCTTTTGAGCGTTTTTCAGAGCAGATCACATATCGGGTCTCCGACCACCTGAGCAAATACACCGAACAGATGATTTTGCTGAAAAGCGAGCTCATTGACCGCCAGGTTACGGAGTTGGATGAGATTCATCACACTTTTCAGCGCTATATTGACAACTCCGCCCTGAAAGGAATCGGCTTCGTGCTTGACGACGGCACCGCCCGCTCTTATACCGGTGAAATGGAGGTGTTTGACCACCCCATCGATGTTCTGGACGTACACAATTATCCCTATACGGTTACGCTGTCTCAAAATGCCGTGAACGGCGAGGATGAACTGCTGTTCCGCATCTTGTGGGATCGGCAGGGGGATTCCTCCGCCGTCGCCATTTACGGCTATTTGCCGATGAGCACGATTTCGGATCTTCTTAAAGATACGACATACGGAAACGCGGGCGCTTTTGTCTCCATTGTCGACCACGAGGGCAACCATCTGTGGAACAGCTCCAACACGCTTGAGAATAAAGAGGGGCACAACGTCATTCAGGACCTGGAGGTTTACGATCTGACTGGCGGCGCCACGGCTCAGGAAGTCGCCACGCGGCTGAATCTTCAGCTTTCCGGCCTGGTAACCTACACGGCGTATGGGGATGAGCGGGTGATGTTTTACGAGCCGATGGGCTATAATTACTGGACTTTACTGACCATTACCCCCCGCGCTTCTGTGCTGAATACGGAAAATGAGGTTAAGATGATCCTTGTTTTGACCGCGGGGATCCTTGCCATTGTGGTCGCTGCCGTGTGGTTCATTTATAAGAACCGGAAAATGCAGCTGGCGCTGGCCGTTGCGCAGCGGGAAAGTATTTTCAAAGGTCAGTTCCTTTCGAATGTCTCCCATGAGATCCGCACACCGCTCAACGGCATCTCCGGAACCCTCCATCTTCTGAAAAACGGCGGGGCGGACCCATCCAAACAAAGGGAATATCTGCTCCGAATGGAGGACTCGGTGCAGCAGCTTACGGAAATCGTAAATGATGTGCTGGACATGGCGAAAATTGAAAACGGCAGTGTGGATGTGCGGCCGGAGCGCTTTGACCTGCGCAAGCTGAGCGAGAAAACATCACACATATTTGACGCCGCCGTTCAGGAGAAAGGGATCTCGCTTCATGTGGACCTCTCCGGGCTGGAGAACCGTTTTTATGTGGGAGATGCAAGAAAGATTCAGCAGATTCTGACCAATCTGCTCTCCAACGCGGTGAAGTTTACCAGTCAGGGCTCCGTTACCCTTTCGCTGTCAGAGGACCGCAGCGGCGAAATCCGCATTCTTGTCTCCGACACCGGCTGCGGCATGACCAAAGAATTCCAGGAAATCCTGTTCCAGCCCTTTACGCAGGAGGATACGACCTATGGCCGGACCCAGACCGGAACCGGGCTGGGTATGGCGATTATTTCACAACTGGTCTGCCTTTTGCAGGGCACGATTTCAGTTCAATCGGAGCCGGACAAAGGGACAACTTTTACGGTAGTGCTTCCCCTGCGCCCAGATCCCGATCAGACCGTGCAGACGGCGAAGCCCGCGCCCCCGCAGGCTTCTCTTGCCGGGATTCACATTCTTATGGCAGAGGACAATGAAATCAACTCGATGATCGCGGAGGAACTGTTGACACAGGCTGGCGCGGACGTGAAAACGGTGGAAAACGGCCAGCTGGCGGTGGACTATTTCCTGGATCCCTCTTCCGAGCCTGTTGATTTGATTTTGATGGATATCCGGATGCCGGTAATGGACGGATTGGAAGCGACACGCCGTATACGCGCCTCCGGCCACCCACGCGCCAAAAGCATCCCGATCCTGGCGCTCACGGCAAACGGACTGGAGAGAGACAACAAAGAGATTTTAGACGCCGGGATGAACAGGCGGCTCTCCAAGCCTCTTTCCGTTCAGCTGCTGTATGAAACCATTCAAACCTATGCAAAGGGGAATGAAAGATGA
- a CDS encoding extracellular solute-binding protein, translated as MKAGIVRGIASILSVSLLLLALAGCSRQAPEGKTVIKVLYSNSFQQLKTLVESTYDDIALQVEITPYSSEQLRRLNRGVGPDLVIMPQPDSNLVQKYLLDISDTKASAAYDGTIMSSAKIDGKTYMIPLPGVYSGYVVNETLFRQAGLALPSDNTELVASLSKLKEKGLGVGEDGVSFSIMSDYNTSVGLFYVGSMVPDFLGTVEGVKWLADLKSKQASFTGTWEQSFTLSDALVDAGVMDPAAIARQRNSVLCPQRLSTGTLAAAFGDSTLYCASIAGNREAAEAGTAAPYSYRMLPLLSDKGNASWFLFSPSALMGVNKTISEEKQDACKRILDLLSTQDGQDALIADLGAGKSCLTGYQQQGELIPNGVEEHVESGYIYNVLFPSKTVEYLGGYARNVMAGSCTAEEALQAIDQFYLAGTDESEYDFTVIGMMSRDLLLESFNVRRKETELGNFIADCVADVSGAPIAVVNGGGIRASFYQGVVYGGDLAVVCPFDNQIIVLEMRGQTLWDMIENGVSTCTEEFPGGRFLQVSGLRYTFDSRKPAGSRLTAVTTPDGVALDRNAVYRVAVTDYMAGAKTYAEGNGDGYTMLNYYDDGTPKGAVTLVKETGLNYRDALSQYFEQHRDTAVDAALEGRISDLAQEN; from the coding sequence ATGAAAGCCGGTATAGTTAGGGGAATCGCCTCTATCCTGAGCGTCTCCCTGCTGCTTTTGGCCCTGGCGGGCTGCAGCCGGCAGGCGCCGGAGGGAAAAACCGTGATAAAAGTCCTTTATTCCAATAGCTTTCAGCAGCTGAAAACCCTGGTGGAGTCCACCTATGACGATATTGCCCTGCAAGTGGAGATTACACCCTATTCCAGCGAGCAGCTCCGGCGCCTCAACAGAGGCGTGGGGCCGGACCTGGTGATCATGCCGCAGCCTGATTCCAATCTGGTGCAGAAGTATCTGCTGGATATCAGCGATACAAAGGCCAGCGCGGCCTATGACGGCACGATTATGTCCTCCGCAAAGATAGATGGAAAAACGTATATGATCCCGCTGCCCGGTGTGTACAGCGGATATGTGGTCAATGAGACGCTGTTCAGGCAGGCCGGTCTGGCCTTGCCCAGCGATAACACGGAGCTGGTTGCCTCGCTTTCCAAATTAAAGGAAAAAGGGCTTGGCGTGGGGGAAGACGGCGTCAGTTTCTCCATCATGAGCGATTACAACACATCGGTGGGCCTGTTCTATGTGGGAAGCATGGTGCCTGATTTTCTTGGGACGGTCGAGGGGGTAAAGTGGCTGGCGGATTTAAAAAGCAAGCAGGCCTCCTTTACCGGCACCTGGGAGCAAAGCTTTACCCTGTCAGACGCCCTTGTGGACGCGGGTGTGATGGACCCAGCCGCAATCGCCCGCCAACGCAATTCTGTCCTCTGCCCGCAGCGCTTGAGCACCGGGACCCTTGCGGCCGCCTTTGGTGATTCCACCCTATACTGCGCAAGCATTGCCGGCAACCGGGAAGCCGCTGAGGCCGGCACCGCGGCGCCCTATTCCTACCGCATGCTCCCGCTTCTCAGCGACAAGGGAAATGCGTCATGGTTTCTCTTTTCTCCGTCCGCCCTTATGGGCGTAAATAAGACCATAAGCGAAGAAAAGCAGGACGCTTGCAAACGCATTCTGGATTTGCTTTCGACGCAGGATGGCCAGGACGCTCTGATTGCGGATCTGGGAGCGGGCAAGTCCTGCCTCACCGGTTATCAGCAGCAGGGGGAGCTGATTCCAAACGGTGTGGAGGAGCATGTGGAGTCGGGTTATATTTACAATGTTTTATTTCCAAGCAAAACCGTGGAATACCTGGGCGGCTATGCAAGAAACGTCATGGCCGGCAGCTGTACGGCGGAGGAGGCCTTGCAGGCAATTGATCAATTCTATCTTGCGGGCACAGACGAGTCCGAGTATGATTTTACGGTTATCGGAATGATGAGCCGTGATCTGCTGCTTGAAAGTTTCAATGTTCGCCGTAAAGAAACTGAACTTGGCAATTTTATAGCGGACTGCGTTGCCGACGTCTCCGGCGCCCCCATTGCAGTGGTCAATGGCGGAGGAATCCGGGCCAGCTTCTATCAGGGCGTGGTCTATGGCGGAGATCTCGCGGTGGTATGCCCCTTTGATAACCAGATCATTGTGCTGGAAATGAGGGGGCAAACCCTGTGGGATATGATAGAAAACGGCGTATCCACCTGCACCGAGGAGTTTCCCGGAGGACGGTTTTTGCAGGTGTCAGGGCTTCGCTATACCTTTGACAGCCGCAAACCGGCCGGCAGCCGGCTTACAGCTGTCACAACGCCGGATGGGGTGGCCCTGGATCGAAACGCAGTCTACCGGGTCGCGGTGACAGACTATATGGCAGGCGCCAAAACCTATGCCGAAGGGAACGGGGACGGATACACGATGCTCAATTATTATGACGACGGCACCCCGAAGGGCGCTGTGACGCTTGTAAAGGAAACCGGGCTGAATTACCGGGACGCCCTGTCACAGTATTTTGAACAGCATCGGGATACCGCCGTGGATGCAGCCCTGGAAGGCAGAATCAGCGATTTGGCACAGGAAAACTAA